The Bombus vancouverensis nearcticus chromosome 2, iyBomVanc1_principal, whole genome shotgun sequence genome window below encodes:
- the LOC117163960 gene encoding ATPase family AAA domain-containing protein 2B-like isoform X2 codes for MYISIIVLMTHIHIHARTCSRLIYKIMSDDDAALDSMDTEEDIFSPRNRSLGSNTRRVKSLRTLRSHSNSTSHISMNNLSVRRSTRHRMQTYDNLNTSWILGTQTLKGYPMFQQHGSSSDKEMVDEVSERKRDVRERMPLRSRENHPPNKNSRHIRERTEHDRQNNRELRGRGDRDLREKTEQDKDIRDLKDRQERERTEREHKDKMETRSKSNEEKDVRTRKSDSPSRLREGPATRLGGNLSEKDVKSKVERVEADEDSSQESEKPENNDNSENEDGYEDMYTRIKRTRRTAQRQLPRVVDSDLSESSDSPGPRKYSLRQKKPAVDRFQANVEPVRRSIKALRSVLSNSMRRRKHRSKSTSSSDSSDSEPQRYDKKKSKKARQSAIPQGGPPDRKADINPITLDTNIRFNDVGGLESHIHCLKEMVVFPMMYPDVFERFHITPPKGVLFHGPPGTGKTLIARALANECSQGSRKMSFFMRKGADCLSKWVGESERQLRLLFEQAQQMKPSIIFFDEIDGLAPVRSTKQDQIHASIVSTLLALMDGLSDRGEVIVIGATNRIDAIDPALRRPGRFDRELFFPLPAMKERLEILKIHVSKWKNPPPDQLLEVLAEKATGYCGSDLRALCTEAVLQGLRRTYPQIYITNNRLLLDPERIKVKKRDFLQASSILVPSSQRVSPCARRKLQLFMEPLLGPLLEELLNSIKGIFPQGVNSAMAKVKITKGIHRPRLLISGGNLSEGQGPHLAQALLYHMEHLPIQTLDVSTLFAESGRSPEETCVQVFNEAARNVPSIIYIRSIDQWWPLVPETVKAVFLCRIAALDPSLPILILATSDRTYQDLPTQLQSLFSELRSEVYSMKTPTAEQRSKFFRPIFMVQSLKPPKIKDDKVEVLEELPLAPDPLPKKLTEEEKKIIYEKEEVSLRELRIFLREICAKLARNRQFFMFTKPVDTEEVPDYNMIIKQPMDLETMMTKIDMHCYLCARDFLDDIDLICRNALEYNPDSLRDRPSLGILKRDPADKLIRHRACSLRDNAYALIKAELDSDFEDKCREISKNRKIIESTSNNEVENKNQSKAEQSTSGTERTDKKDTASPSHSLIVNGRRYNNSRKRRIPAWARGYVKKVHKKRKIAFDENVTVSDNKVCLTNEATSIDLEKFQEFETEANSVLNGHVPLFDNSDSENDSQNESSKDMQGIQSNNVSDQHIDEIENMDICFTEEEKNAENSASNSSSRRGSIDELSFAIESDSSPARFEETERFLVDRNELENAWQTTVEITKDFPVEVLCDIYVQLSRCVGKYAQSYDRKSLPKELLKEVKRFEEFKTTYEKVHHVANQTDIL; via the exons atgtatatatctataattGTTTTAAtgacacacatacatatacacgCACGCACGTGCAGTAGATTAATATACAAG ATAATGTCAGATGATGATGCTGCATTGGACTCAATGGATACAGAAGAAGATATCTTTTCTCCAAGAAACCGTAGCCTGGGCTCTAATACCAGAAGGGTTAAAAGTTTGCGTACTTTACGATCACATTCAAATTCTACTTCTCATATATCTATGAATAACTTAAGTGTGCGCCGTAGCACACGTCATAGAATGCAAACATATGATAATCTTAATACTAGCTGGATTTTAG GTACACAAACATTAAAAGGTTATCCCATGTTTCAACAGCATGGTTCTTCATCTGACAAAGAAATGGTGGATGAAGTCTCTGAAAGAAAACGTGATGTTAGAGAGCGCATGCCTCTTAgatcacgtgaaaatcacccTCCAAATAAAAACTCTAGACATATTAGAGAAAGAACAGAACATGACAGACAAAATAATAGAGAACTTAGAGGAAGAGGTGATCGTGATCTTAGAGAAAAAACAGAGCAAGACAAAGATATTAGAGATCTCAAGGATAGGCaggaaagggaaagaacagAGAGGGAACATAAAGATAAAATGGAAACCAGAAGTAAATCTAATGAGGAAAAGGATGTAAG GACAAGAAAATCTGATAGTCCAAGTAGACTTAGAGAAGGACCTGCTACAAGACTTGGTGGAAATTTAAGTGAAAAGGATGTGAAGTCTAAAGTAGAACGTGTTGAAGCTGATGAAGATAGCTCACAAGAAAGTGAGAAACCTGAAAATAACGATAATTCTGAAAATGAAGAT GGTTATGAAGATATGTATACCCGTATTAAACGAACTAGAAGAACAGCACAACGGCAATTACCAAGGG TGGTAGATAGTGATTTAAGTGAATCTTCCGATTCCCCCGGTCCTAGAAAGTATAGTTTACGTCAGAAAAAACCAGCTGTAGATAGATTTCAAGCTAATGTAGAACCAGTTCGGCGATCTATAAAGGCACTTAGAAGTGTTCTTAGTAATTCCATGAGAAGGCGTAAACATAGAAGCAAAAGTACAAGCTCTAGTGATTCCAGTGATTCAGAACCTCAACGTTATGAtaagaagaaaagtaaaaaagcaaG GCAATCAGCAATACCTCAAGGTGGACCACCTGATCGTAAAGCAGATATAAATCCAATTACTTTAGATACTAATATTAGATTCAATGATGTTGGAGGCTTAGAATCACATATTCACTGCCTTAAAGAAATGGTTGTTTTTCCTATGATGTATCCAGATGTTTTTGAACGTTTTCATATTACCCCACCGAAAGGAGTATTATTTCATGGTCCACCAG gAACTGGTAAGACGTTGATAGCTAGAGCATTGGCAAATGAATGTAGTCAAGGCAGTAGAAAAATGTCGTTCTTTATGAGAAAGGGCGCAGATTGTCTATCTAAGTGGGTCGGGGAATCCGAACGCCAGTTGCGATTGTTATTTGAGCAGGCTCAACAAATGAAACCGTCCATAATATTTTTTGATGAAATAGATGGCCTTGCACCTGTTCGAAGTACGAAACAGGATCAAATCCATGCTAGTATTGTATCTACTCTTTTGGCGCTTATGGATGGCCTCAGTGATAGGGGAGAg GTAATAGTTATTGGAGCAACAAATAGAATAGATGCCATTGATCCAGCATTACGTAGGCCAGGTCGTTTCGATCGGGAATTATTTTTTCCTTTACCTGCTATGAAAGAAAGACTAGAGATATTGAAAATTCACGTTAGCAAGTGGAAAAATCCCCCACCTGATCAATTGTTAGAGGTATTAGCTGAAAAAGCGACAGGTTATTGTGGCTCGGACTTGAGAGCTTTATGCACTGAAGCAGTTTTGCAAGGATTGCGAAGAACTTATCCgcaaatatatataacaaataataggtTACTTTTAGATCCTGAACGAATCAAa gtGAAAAAACGGGATTTTTTACAAGCTAGTTCCATTCTTGTACCATCATCACAAAGAGTGTCACCTTGTGCTAGAAGAAAATTGCAACTTTTTATGGAACCCTTATTAGGACCTTTATTGGAAGAGTTGCTTAACTCGATAAAAGGAATATTTCCACAAGGAGTTAATTCTGCTATGGCAAA AGTGAAAATTACTAAAGGAATTCATCGTCCAAGGCTATTAATTTCCGGTGGAAATTTGTCTGAGGGTCAAGGACCACATTTAGCACAAGCATTATTATATCATATGGAACATCTACCAATTCAAACATTAGATGTTAGCACTCTTTTTGCAGAAAGTGGACGATCGCCGGAAGAAACCTGCGTTCAG gTGTTTAACGAAGCTGCCAGGAATGTGCCGTCCATAATTTATATTCGGTCGATTGATCAGTGGTGGCCACTTGTACCTGAAACTGTAAAAGCAGTTTTTTTGTGTCGTATTGCAGCACTTGATCCTTCTTTACCCATTTTAATTTTAGCCACAAGTGATAGAACATATCAGGATCTTCCTACTCAACTTCAAAGTCTGTTTAGCGAACTTCGTAGTGAAGTTTATTCTATGAAAACACCAACAGCAGAGCAAAGATCCAAATTCTTCCGACCTATTTTCATGGTTCAGAGCTTGAAGCCACCAAAAATAAAAGATGACAAAGTAGAAGTTCTAGAGGAGCTTCCTTTAGCACCAGATCCTTTACCAAAGAAATTaacggaagaagaaaagaaaataatatatgaaaaagaagaagttTCGTTAAGAGAATTAAGAATTTTCTTGAGGGAAATTTGTGCAAAACTTGCAAGAAATAGACA ATTCTTCATGTTTACAAAACCAGTAGATACGGAAGAAGTACCAGATTATAACATGATAATAAAACAACCTATGGATTTAGAAACCATGATGACAAAAATCGATATGCATTGTTACCTTTGTGCTCGAGATTTTCTTGATGATATCGATCTCATTTGTAGAAATGCTTTGGAATATAATCCTGACAG CTTACGTGATAGGCCTTCCCTTGGAATATTAAAGAG AGATCCAGCTGACAAATTGATAAGACACCGTGCATGCTCTCTTCGTGATAATGCATACGCATTAATAAAAGCAGAATTGGATTCCGACTTTGAGGATAAATGTCGTGAGATTTCGAAGAATCGTAAAATTATTGAAAGTACGTCTAACAACGAGGTAGAAAATAAGAATCAGTCAAAAGCAGAGCAATCCACGTCTGGAACCGAACGAACAGATAAAAAAGACACTGCGAGTCCTAGTCATTCTTTGATTGTAAATGGAAGAAGATATAATAATTCTAGAAAACGTAGAATACCAGCTTGGGCACGGGGCTATGTAAAGAAAGTTCATAAAAAGAGGAAAATCGCATTTGATGAAAATGTAACTGTATCTGATAACAAAGTATGTTTAACTAATGAAGCGACAAGTATAGATTTAGAAAAATTCCAAGAATTTGAAACTGAGGCAAACAGTGTTTTGAATGGTCATGTACCTCTGTTTGATAATTCTGATTCTGAAAACGATTCGCAAAATGAAAGTTCAAAAGACATGCAAGGAATTCAAAGCAATAATGTCAGTGATCAACATATTgatgaaattgaaaatatgGATATATGTTTTACGGAAGAAGAGAAGAATGCGGAAAATAGTGCATCTAATTCATCGTCTAGACGGGGAAGTATAGATGAATTATCGTTTGCTATTGAAAGTGATTCTAGTCCAGCCAGATTTGAGGAAACCGAAAGGTTTTTAGTAGATAGGAATGAATTGGAGAATGCATGGCAAACCACTGTTGAAATTACAAAGGATTTTCCTGTAGAAGTACTATGTGACATTTATGTGCAACTAAGTCGGTGTGTAGGAAAATATGCTCAGAGCTATGATAGAAAATCACTGCCAAag GAGTTGCTCAAGGAAGTGAAAAGATTTGAAGAGTTCAAGACAACGTACGAGAAAGTTCATCATGTCGCTAATCAAACCGACATATTATAA